The genome window agcccctgctcttctccctcttatcttcctctagttgtatttagctattttccaggctgagttagccttgatattattagacagattgtagaagatgctcatgactagtgataccccgatgtcaggcttttcttttctgcacttctgtttttctttaattggaactctttaaatggaggttttatgttaaataaccttgaaattatctttgaactgaaaatatcgatttgtttttgGAAATTAGTCGGCTTGTCTAgctccatgataggcgccatcacgacagaggttagtttgggtcgtgacaatcaagcccttcaaataaatgtctttcacatataattcttccagataactctctttcaaatataattttctcaaataattatttttcaaatataattctttcaataaatcttttcaaatataattttctcaaataaatatctttcaaataaaattctttcatataatactttctaagtaaaaattcttccaaataaatattttgaatataattctttcaattaaaaagtcactatgtgacacctcatttcataatcataaaaatacgggtctcagcccattttcatatttttcgtaaatacgggtctcagcccattttcatatttccacggcacctcgtgcccataattaaatcatcatatttacctggcacctcgtgccctcatttcatatcacaattgcacgaacaattcacgtgccaaatattctcattatttactcacggcacctcgtgcccacattttattttttttataatccgcctggcaatagccacaggctctcaatttcaatataaatcagattgttatcaatttaccaacaacaagacaagttgcacaagctatagaaataaacacaaaaaaatcacaacatcacatgaaaattatcaacatcacaaccccacatcatcacatatcgtctctgacaatagccacccttatcgctcctattgccacccttatcactcctttagccacccttatcgctccgcccagacaatatcagtagccacccttatcgctcatattgtcactcctatcactcctatagccacccttattgctccgcccagacaataatccaacaaacacaacaacaatgaaatgtcacccttataaccacataatatcaacggtgaaatgccacccttatctccccaaaataacaactcacataacacaataatttacacggaaaattatcacaacaacataacaaaaattaattcatatcacaatttgcccaatggccacaacaaaatttcaaagctacaaccaagtcaattaatttcacaataaatagccaaaagctctacacaatatgtacaacacccaaaaacaatgaatagagatagaaattactcaacataaagtaaaattttcataaaaattaaatttttaataattatataaacacctcttcttaagctcatttaattaattgtttgcagaggggaaaatccaaaatgtaattaaattccaataattatcagaccagcaaattcatgaaatttcataaataatcaaacaacaattacatcacattgtcatataacaataaagtcaacaacaaggatttaggcacgacaagtagatgaataaatatatgccaacaattatccaatttactacacaatatgctcaagactctaactcaataaaatttgcacatataaatcaagtacgtactcgtcacctcacgtacatggttttcaattatacaaattgcacataagactcaatgcctaagggaaaattaccccactcgaggttaagcaagacacttacctcgacttgctccaatttaaatcaagtagtatgtctttttctcgatttttccaactccgatcgactcgaatctaatcataattaattcgatacagtcaacaaaaattatagaatcaatttcataagaaaatactatatttttcaataaaaatccgaatttaactcaaaaatttgcctgtggggcccacgtctcggaatccagtgaaagttatgaaatacgaacacccattcactcacgagttcaaccatactaaaatcatcaaattccgatatcatttcgtccctcaaattgtgatttttcattttgaaagttttcttcaaaactaacattttcctcaactcaaaacacaaattaaatgataaaaatgaagataaaaatagtggaatatattaaatactaagtgaagaacacttacctaaTTGAATTGCTTGAAAAAACCaccaagaatcgctcaaaaccgagctctataagtcaaaatgtaataaaaattgcctaaccctcgatttgaaaatcttatattctgcccaggtgattgtgcatcgcgaacgcagagaaaggatcgcgttcgccaagaagaaaaatgaactgcccagttgtgctttgcgaacgcgatgggttgttcgcgaacgcggagaggaaaAATCTAATGGCCCACGAATGACTTACGTGAACGCGAGCAAagggccgcgaacgcgaagaataagagcaggaaaccttcgcgaacgcgaaaaagaaacatgaggctgccatgaagagcttcgcgaacgcgagtgtcTAATCGCGAATGCGGTGGAGGAAAAGACAaatcttcgcaaacgcgatgggtttaatgcgaacgcaaagaagaagtATAAAGTGTTCAGCagtaacacttcgcgaacgcgaggtgatcttcgcgaacgcgaagaagaacaccagaaaacagaaacagcagttcaaaaataaatggaaatggcctgtagcccatccgaaacacacccgaggcccccgggaccccgtctaaacataccaacaagttccacaacctaacacagactcgctcgaggtctcaaatcacatcaaataacaccgaaaatacaaatcgcaccacgaatcggacttacgaacttccaaaacttccaacttttaaaactcgtgccgaaacctatcaaagaaacccggaatgacgttaaattttgGAGGCacgtctcaaatgacataacggagctgttccaactctcggaatcgcatttcaACCCCgttgtcaaaaagtcaaccccggtcaaacttcccaaaaattcaactttcggcatttcaagcttaattccactacggacctccaaataatttttcggacacgctcctaagtgcaaaatcaccatacggagctattgacatcatcaaaattctattccggagtcgtttgcttaGAAGTCAACTCCGAATCTTTAGTAagtcaaactcgaccacacccgcgggtcataatacatattgcgaagctgctcgagaccttaaatcactaaacggggcgtaaattcttaaaacgacaagtcgggtcgttacagtactgCACTAAATTGATAATAGTTCTTGTCATTCTAATTCCCTTATTTCTATGATAGTTTTCACTATGTCGAATTTGTCAAAGCTTGAATTTATGATACTTGACATCTCTAGGAATAACTATTTGCCATGGgtacttgatgctgaaattcaccttGACGCTAAAGGTCTTGGTGACACTATTAAAGAAGGAAATGAAGCATCAAGTCAGGATAAGGCGAAAGCCATGATTTTCCTTCGCCATCATCTCGATGAAGGGttaaaaagtaaatatgtaacctTGAAAGATCCATTTCAATTATGGACTAGTTTGAAGGAACGATATGACTACCTAAAGGCCACGGTATTGCCAAGAGCTCGTCGTGAGTGGATGCACTTACGACTACAAGATTATAAGACCATAAGTGAATATAATTCTGCTGTATATAGAATAATTTCCCAACTAAAATTATGTGGGGAACCTATGAATGATGAGGACATGCTGGAAATGACTCTTTCCACTTTTCATGCATCAAATATAGTGTTATAGCAGCAATACCGTGAAAAGGGCTTTAAGAAATATTATGAGTTAATTTCATGCCTTTTGGTGGATGAACAACATGATGCccttttaatgaaaaatcatgaaacccGCCCCACTGGATGAACTCCATTTCCAGAAGCGAATCTGGGAACGATAGATCCAAAGTCTGAAAAAAGACAAAATAATTATCGTGGCCGTATAAATATACGTGGGCGTGGCCAGGGGCAAAATAATAATCGCCATGGTAGTGGTCGTTATAAacaagagaacaataagggttctcagaaTAATCCTTCAAAAGGCAAAGGTAATATTTTCCACCGATGTGGTATGAAAAATCATTGGGCACAAATTTGTCGTACATCTGAacattttgtcaaactttatcaagcatctataaaaaggaaataaaataaagttgagaCTCACTTGACTTTTCAAAATGATGTTGAGGCGGGCCCTATGAATAATCATGATAAAGTTGAAGCAAACCTTGCCTAAGATGATAATTTTGAAGGCCTTGAAgatattactcatttagaagctgGAGACTTCTTTGAGAATCATAACTGAAGATTTATTATTGggaaaaattataagaataaatGCATTTCTTtttatgaagttcatattttgaataaaactttttatgttgtcagtatttaatttcataaatgtagtttcttttgttcttaaatttttcaatattacttatgatatattttttttcttcttgaagAATATGAAAACTTCCCAGTCTTCAGTTGTCCGTACgaataataaagaagaaatatgtcttctggatagtgctacgacgcacaccatattaaaagataagagatatttctcttatttaattatgaaagaatccaatatcataacaatatctggtagtacaaaattaattgagggaTCTGGAAGAGCGACTGTATTACTACTAGGAGGAACTATATTGGTTGTTAATGATGTATTATATTATAGTAGGTCTCAAAGAAACTTGTTCAGTTTAAAAGGTATTCGCCAAAATGGCTACCATATTGAGACCACTAATGAAAGAAAGGTTGAAtacctttatattactacaataaaagCGGAAAAGAGGTATGTGCTTGAAAAGCTTCCCGCATTTTCCTCCGGATTATACTTCACTAATATTAGTGTATTTGaatcacatgccatagtaaaCAAGGAGTTTACTAAtcattttattatttggcatgaccggttgggccATCCCGGTTATAATATGATGTGCAAAATAATTGAAAATTCACATGGTCATTCATTGAAGAACCAGAAGATTCTTCAAactaaagaattctcttgtgctgcatgtACTCAAGGAAAACTTATTATTAGACCATCAGTAATTAAAGTTGGAGCTGAATCTCTTGCATTTTTGAAACGTATACAGGGTAATATATGTGGGCTCATACACACTCCATgtggaccattcagatattatatggttttgatagattcatctacaagatggtcacatgtgtgcttgTTATCAACCTGCAATTTGGCCTTTGCGAGGTTACTAGCTCAATTAATAAGATTAAGAGCACAATTTCTagattatgcaattaagacacttcgtcttgataatgctggtgaatTTACGTCTCAagcctttaatgattattgcaTATCAACTGGGATAACAATTAAGCATCCagttgctcatgttcatactcaaaatggtctagtggaatcattgatcaaacacctccaattaattgctagaccaatgcttatgagaacaaaacttctCATTTCGGCATGGGGccatgctattttgcatgcaACAGCTCTTGTGCGGATCAGACCtacaagttatcataaagtctccccaatacaattggcttttggtcaggagccaaatatttttcatcttagaatatttggatgtgcagtatatgttccaattgctccaccactACGCACAAAGATGGgaccccaaagaagattggggatatatgttgggtatgaatcttcttctattataaaatatttagaACCTATAactggagatttatttacggTAAGATTTGCCgattgtcattttgatgaatcagtatacccaatattagggggagaaaataagcaacttgtcacgacccaaaatccatttaaggtcgtgatggcgccagacacctctgtcagacaagccaacactatatagttaattaaatcctcttttagtatttttgaaatcacaatttattcaatgaaataataaagataaaactcatagagtaaatgataaatatttttagcaactaaatttctaaacaattcataaccattcccaaaacccggtgtcacaagcattttttaaaaataaaatacagcatctgtccaaaatacaaattagacaggaaaatataataactctgaaggagactctgttggctgcagaTCGAAATACAGAATGCAGCTTACCTATgttcccacaattattaaccaacctctgtgcccacaaggccgctagatttatatgtacctgcacaataaagtGTGCAACAAGTGCGGCATGAGTACAAAAATAACGTGTTCCCgataaatatcaagcctaatctcgaagaggtagagacgatatggccgactttgacgctcactaagagtcaataataataaatgaaataaagataGCAATgtctagatcaacatgatttacataatttacaatgattttctttaaccggcagaaataattaaattccttcaattccaataaatttccaatttatcaattagcctcatttacaggaataaccataatttccttaacaagaagagataattaattctttaaattccaataattttaaatttatcaattaaattccatcagatgcaacaattctcaatctattaattaaattcacaagctgcaattacaatagcaaagtatcgtgtaatttttattattaggcatgatttctgccgaggtcgtacaacccgatccagagtgccgtgtacactgccgagggacgtgcggcacgatccatagatgcatctattctgccgagacattcagcccgctccacaagaaatgaggacattttcttatgtacctccggaaggagagtatattcataataagataaattcgagaggataaataattttttttaacatttaattaatttaaacaaaaaattaagcatgtgagattttcatcttttaatatttttatgtaacaattcactatatatatatgtatatataaattaaacaaagaatacaatttgcataagcaattcatgctttgagtcctaaactacccggactttagtattaatagtatctacgcacggactctcgttacctcatgcatacgtagctcccacaattagccacaattattactttaattacctatggggtaatttttccctcacaagattagacgagagacttacctcaatttgctccaatttaatccactagaaggcctttttcacgattatccaactctatctcgctcgaatctagccaaaataattcgatacaatcactaaaaattataggaatcaatttcataagaaaatactatattttttaatataaatcccaaaaattaatgaaaattccgtccgtggggcccacatctcggaattcggcaaaagttacgaaattcgacaacccattcaattacgagtccaaccataccagtttcactcaaatccgactccaaatcgataccgaaatctcaaaaattcatttctatgagatttctaaaaatatttcccaaatttcaatctcaaaacgctaattaaatggtgagaacaatgatatatttgtgtatatacaCCACATCTGAgtcagaatcacttacccaaatgtttttccttgaaaatctatcaaaagacgcctctactcaagctcaagttcgtcaaaaatggcaaatgggacgaaatttCCTCCTTTATagatctgcccaggcagccttcggaactgggcctcgatcgtggcttcgatcatggccctcgagcttgggcctcgatcatggccctcgagcctgggcctcgatcatggcctcgatcatggcatcgagcctcgattttgtgaccctcgatcttgggtatCGATCCTGGcactcgagccttgccttcgatcatggccctcgagctgggacttcgatcatggcttcgatcctgagaCTCATCTCTAGCTTCGACCCTGGCCGTCGAtcatgggctcgatatctgggctcgatcacaacccagaatatcCAGCAGCAGAGAAaacaattgcagcagcttttctaagtccaacttttgatccgttaaccatccgaaattcagccgagaccctcgggacctcaaccaaatataccaacaagtcctaaaatatcatacgaacttatttgaaacctcaaaccACATAAAATGAcgttaaaaccatgaattatgctccaattcaagcttaatgaaacttaaaatttccaacttctacattcgatgtcgaaacctatcaaatcaagtccgatagacgtcaaattttgcacacaagtcataaataacataacggagctatgaaaacttttggaactggattccgaccccgatattaaataGTCAattccccgatcaaacttcctaacttaaatttctgttttacccatttcaagcctattttaactacggacttccatataaaatttcgaacacgctcctaagtccaaaatcaccatagggagctgttggaatcgacaaaattctattccgggatcatttttccaaaatattgaccgaagtcaaagttggccttttaaagccaacttaaggaaccaagtgttccgatttcaacccaaacacttccaaatcctgaactaaccattcccgcaagtcataatttattataagcacatatagggagttttatttaggggagcggggttctaaaagtcaaaatgaccggttaggttgttacattctctcccacttaaatatatgtttgtcctcgaacgcgCTAAGGAGTGTTCCGTAGttatccaaaatcactgtttaacacctcgtgcacctatccgtgctaccacacccaattgagcacattaactcgagccaatatgaagattctcccctttatttaagcaaataaaccttagagcccaattctaacatccagaattctccaccatgcccgtttccaacctatgaacaccgtatcaatcactacacgatgcaccaatacaggattgcatacctttgttgaatttagaccatgcaccgcatcattcacatgaccataataacatcctccgataacaatagccaaaattccacgaatctaaTGTTCaaaacacacctcatgatacatataagttatgttccaactcttgaaatgcttccacgatggaagaaatgtgtagaaattcataaccaactgttgagttaacaaattattgagttctccctctgacaagaaccattgcctcattatgaactaaataacgatatttgctctttaatatatttcataaaataaaaatatgatcgtactgatcccaggtccaataatctcgtttcaccccagtacaagctgcccaagcaataagccacctcatacacgacaaaaagcctcatatgacgccacaatgagctaataagctacagaCTCAATTGCTATACATAAGGAAAGACGAACTTTGGAAAGGATTTCTCAACCCACATGACTAATTAGACagctgaaaaggtgtcatgaaccttcctcaaaaaataaaatgggacacaaacacacaaaatagaatatagggaactgtactcaatatcacactgttgcggcgtgcaacctgatccaaacaacatacctgtggcggcgtgccacccgatccgcacaaaatgaatctataaggaaatacttaccaagttagaatgctcattactacaaaatatctgaatatcggacacaagcacactaaatgcataataccatccttggaaggaccgacagcgccatatgctacaaaactcaagcacaactaaggtgcgatatatgatctgaatctcgagagccatcctgctcgcataacaccatcgctaAGCGGAACCTCAACACAAAAGAAATTTATCAAGTCGTTTTACAACTAACATGACACAATATAGTATTAAATGAAATAACCGATGACGAagcgacatccaacgtccgaatactcctccatagggagcttttatgctgaaatcaACACATCCGGTCTGATATAGAGCctgtattcatatttaaatccatccacagacctcaagacgattctgatcgcatcgtactaggctaataacctttcaaggatccataataaccctttttcccataacacacaagagcAACCATCATAACTAGAACAAACatccacattccacaaccaaatgagcTGAGCGCCCTCTAGGCAAAAATTCTCGAATTAGTGATAtcgccacaatcttcatacttggttgttaaatatttaatcaatcagGTGACTACTTGTCATACTTATACAATTCTCTTGTGaaatacgctcccacgaccttctgcaacagataacaagtctgcacatccataccaccgaccaTACTAATACTGCAAGGAGAATGAAGGATCTGcaattcaatacacaaagcctcttagacataacaccgatctcaggtgacactgaagacaataccagcttgctTTAAACCTCTAACTCCTTTTCTGATCGTCCGAGCttgtgacatccttgtcaacaacgaaccgaaatcttaaatcctcaacttttgaATCTCATGCTACTTAATACACTTAATCACACAAATATgtaggagtacaagaatttcatcataactcccgaaccactaataggtaaacacttcatcatatagcaaccttctacttaactcatttcaagagaaccattgcaacacgtgactgaattcccatatccgcagaaagtaccggcctcaagtagtggtctaaaccaccataactcttccgggatccctctacacataacatgccataatacttgaattcctccaaataaaatcaattacagtGGCCGCCAAGCCTCACACGTACTGCCACAAATTACATGCATAACTCTATGtgttgaaggaactgatcattgtcaCCATCATGCctattcaaccattgttagccgactcgtatttttctcaatttattctcaactttccttagaaataataatacctCCAtccattacatcacgaactcaaatccgcactcatcctgagtgaccttatttcacgagaccacgttgtttcAAAACCCACAAATCATCTAATActcctccttgtgcgcacttttacatcttcaattggtacacccattctgatacttcttttatgaatccgaagttattttcttccgtttctataatgctacaccacaaccggaagataacgcagagtactccgagccccgtttcataatctgctgcaaaagctcgatactcaaccatactatggactcaaGATCCTTAGGCACcgtactttaaatttttgaaccctctaagaccgttattgagagtcacttgctctgacttatTCACAAACATGATCAACTCGAAGGCCCTTCTAGCAtatggacactttctcaaggaaacatccgactatgttactttccctgtgcattacatctacacaaaacataaactccgagtcttccaaaaaccagaatatgaatcgataaggccaaatatggcacacattccccaaatccttgctcaaattaccactgatgttttcttcccttagttgcaatgacccaccaatacactgaTAACTAGGAACCTCATAAATAGACAACCATACAATCCAATTGTAGATGGTGGGGctttcccacttagcttgaagctaaaATTACATAACTCTAGAATctaccgagattctttcttcatcgttgacatgatcctgcacatgcaacttgccaaatttctcaaaatccttctattaacctttaataaacactccgaaccactagccacatttacatattaaatctgttaccgggtagccagtagaattcttcgcagaagctttgcCAATACCACGCGACCgataacctgctcacaggagataacccacctgtgaaaattacatgctgacatattccaacgtcgctgcactgggtgcaattactacaaaatcagtagatcatcctgagtccgagctcattcaccagctgtactagtccgttcactcctcatggacttcaactaaaggtgcgacaatacattacaatccaaagtcatgtcgtatcattcttcatatcaagcaactccctcatgTTGTATCCactcttcctcaatatagcagctaatattacaacctaagtccatagacctagtcactatccatCATATATCccaaataacttcaaattttcctCAATTCGTGTAGTTATCCTATCacgtaactcatatgctaccttgccactctcctttaagcaactactcgacttctgtttctcacacttagccttctaggaacttaaccaccacaagacaccttccacatgttcttcctcatcaTTCGCtgtccagttgttgccttaactaaaactccgtctctgtagcacttgaaccaataggtcgttaccaactttaaacctttccgaggatcatccttctcgagccatcaatactaggaacactgCTTCGACcgtgaaccactgcacaccgtgATCCTTAACAattgcttcccctataccaattcctaacatcCCGCCGTGAaagcgagttgaagaaaactataacaccGGCCAACCTTAACGtatttaacaaggcgatgacaccacatcaaaattgagaactctccCACGCTCGAAGATATcaggcttcgttactccatcaaccccaaacctcaacattcatagtccgattgccttttctctgctggaaataaaacatggaacctctgaataaTGTACTGGGAAAAATATTCTTTTAAGTCGTCTACTTccctgacacatagacatgcattctaccattacataaatactgtgcgataacaacacatgaatcgtcataacaattaat of Nicotiana tomentosiformis chromosome 7, ASM39032v3, whole genome shotgun sequence contains these proteins:
- the LOC138895216 gene encoding uncharacterized protein, coding for MSNLSKLEFMILDISRNNYLPWVLDAEIHLDAKGLGDTIKEGNEASSQDKAKAMIFLRHHLDEGLKSKYVTLKDPFQLWTSLKERYDYLKATVLPRARREWMHLRLQDYKTISEYNSAVYRIISQLKLCGEPMNDEDMLEMTLSTFHASNIVL
- the LOC138895217 gene encoding uncharacterized protein, with translation MKESNIITISGSTKLIEGSGRATVLLLGGTILVVNDVLYYSRSQRNLFSLKGIRQNGYHIETTNERKVEYLYITTIKAEKRYVLEKLPAFSSGLYFTNISVFESHAIVNKEFTNHFIIWHDRLGHPGYNMMCKIIENSHGHSLKNQKILQTKEFSCAACTQGKLIIRPSVIKVGAESLAFLKRIQGNICGLIHTPCGPFRYYMVLIDSSTRWSHVCLLSTCNLAFARLLAQLIRLRAQFLDYAIKTLRLDNAGEFTSQAFNDYCISTGITIKHPVAHVHTQNGLVESLIKHLQLIARPMLMRTKLLISAWGHAILHATALVRIRPTSYHKVSPIQLAFGQEPNIFHLRIFGCAVYVPIAPPLRTKMGPQRRLGIYVGYLINLAVHEKLDMRLMDVVTAYLYVTLDNKIYMKIPEGLKVPETNKGFRETCSIKRQKFLYGLKQSGRMWYNRLSEYLLKEGYKNDPICPCVFIRRSESEFVIIVMYVDDLNIIGTPGKLPKGVDCLKKEFEMKDLGKTKFCLGLQIEHMKDGIFVHQSTYTEKILNHFYMDKAHPLSTPMFVRSLDINKDPFRSHKNDGELLGDDTPYLSAIGALMYLANNTRPDITFAMQAICLTHIKPDLK